The proteins below come from a single Eucalyptus grandis isolate ANBG69807.140 chromosome 3, ASM1654582v1, whole genome shotgun sequence genomic window:
- the LOC104436226 gene encoding receptor-like protein kinase 5, with amino-acid sequence MPRVTSSPPRIHSSFFLFLYIPCLVFLCSLSHVAESQIQDQEQQVLLKLRQSWQDPSSLDHWVTSNSSSHCTWPEITCQDGSITELNLVNLNINFSIPPFICDLKNLTKLNLSYNNIPGEFPTVLYNCSKLVYLDLSQNYFEGPIPSDIDHMADLQVLILAANSFSFDVPASIARLRRLRILHLYQSEYNGTYPEEIFGLSDLEELRLEYNDKFVPLQLPQNLTALKKLRFFSMAQTNLFGGIPETVGDMEALEYLNLAMNLLTGEIPGSIFTLRNLSELYVFTTNVSGSIPQAVSAVNLRVIDLSFNNLTGNIPEDFGKLKNLSSLNLIFNQLSGRIPEGFGRLPALSKVRLSNNNLSGTIPQDFGKFSPLERFEVAFNNLTGALPEQLCHGGTLIGLAAMHNNLSGELPESLGNCSALSVVRLNNNGFTGNVPGGLWMLRNLTTLILSGNGLTGELPEELSQNLTRVEMSNNGFFGKIPSTLSSWRNLVVFDASNNLLSGTIPTELTELPSLTMLLLGQNELSGNLPTAIVSWNSLTTLNLSHNQLSGPIPSKIGLLPVLRQLDLSENQLSGSIPPDLGLKLNILNLSSNRLSGRIPDELENAAYATSFLNNPGLCASNPLIRLNSCNSQSRRSSKSLPTNLALIVILAIAAAMFIFLAVVFTVRASRKKRNGFGSTPKLTPFRSLNFTESNVLSGLKEDNVIGSGGSGKVYRIIVNCSGDAIAVKRIFDNRKLDEKLEKQFLAEVEILGSIRHLNIIKLLCCISCENLKLIAYEYMENHSLDHWLHKMRRSSPVSGGANSMFLDWPKRLQIALGTAKGLCYMHHDCSPPIIHRDVKSSNILLDSKFNAKIADFGLARMLAKHGEAVTMTTVAGSFGYLAPEYAHTTRVNEKIDVYSFGVVLLELTTGREANNGTEDMCLADWARHHVQDGKPISNAIDEKIKGNSYLDEVSNVFKLGIFCTATLPSSRPTMKEVLQLLLKCSDQLHNVEKKSRHNFDVAPLLGNSKYQEMPHSDYHVLEYNTY; translated from the exons ATGCCGAGAGTGACCTCATCACCTCCTCGGATTCAcagctccttcttcctcttcttgtacATCCCCTGTCTCGTCTTCCTCTGCTCCCTCTCCCATGTTGCAGAGTCTCAAATCCAAGATCAAGAACAGCAAGTCCTGTTGAAGCTGAGGCAATCCTGGCAGGACCCATCTTCCCTCGACCACTGGGTCACCTCCAATTCATCCTCCCACTGCACATGGCCGGAGATCACCTGCCAAGACGGCTCAATCACCGAGCTCAATCTTGTCAACCTGAACATAAATTTTTCGATCCCCCCATTCATCTGCGACCTCAAGAATCTGACCAAGCTCAATCTCTCCTACAACAATATTCCTGGAGAGTTTCCCACTGTTCTCTACAACTGTTCCAAGCTCGTGTACCTCGACCTGTCCCAGAATTACTTCGAAGGTCCTATTCCATCCGACATCGACCATATGGCCGATCTTCAGGTCCTGATTCTTGCCGCCAACAGCTTCTCATTCGATGTCCCAGCGTCAATTGCGAGACTGCGGAGGCTGAGGATCCTTCACCTTTACCAGTCCGAGTACAATGGCACTTACCCTGAAGAGATTTTTGGCCTGTCTGATCTCGAAGAACTGAGGCTCGAGTACAACGACAAGTTTGTGCCGTTGCAGCTACCACAGAACTTAACTGCCCTGAAGAAGCTGCGGTTCTTCTCGATGGCGCAGACTAACCTGTTTGGTGGAATCCCAGAGACAGTCGGTGATATGGAGGCTCTCGAGTACTTAAATTTGGCGATGAATCTACTGACAGGAGAGATCCCAGGTAGCATTTTCACTCTGAGGAACTTGAGCGAGTTGTACGTGTTCACGACCAATGTGTCCGGGTCAATCCCTCAGGCAGTGAGTGCCGTGAACCTGAGAGTGATCGATCTgtcatttaataatttgacgggGAACATACCTGAAGATTTTGGGAAGCTCAAGAATCTATCCAGCTTGAATTTAATATTCAATCAATTGTCCGGTAGAATCCCAGAAGGTTTCGGGCGGCTTCCTGCTTTGTCTAAGGTCAGGCTGTCCAACAACAATTTGTCAGGCACGATCCCCCAGGACTTCGGCAAGTTTTCCCCACTTGAAAGATTCGAAGTGGCCTTCAACAACTTGACCGGCGCATTGCCAGAACAACTGTGCCATGGTGGCACACTGATCGGGTTGGCTGCTATGCACAACAATCTCAGCGGGGAGTTGCCGGAGTCACTTGGAAATTGCAGTGCTTTGTCCGTAGTGAGGTTGAACAACAATGGATTCACTGGCAATGTGCCTGGAGGACTCTGGATGTTGCGGAACTTGACGACTTTGATCTTGAGTGGTAATGGATTAACTGGCGAGCTTCCTGAGGAGCTGTCCCAGAACCTCACTCGGGTCGAGATGAGCAACAACGGATTCTTCGGCAAGATTCCAAGCACACTGTCTTCGTGGAGGAACTTGGTGGTGTTTGATGCCAGTAATAACCTCCTCAGCGGCACCATTCCGACTGAATTGACCGAGCTTCCTTCACTTACGATGCTTTTGCTAGGTCAGAACGAGCTCTCCGGTAATCTTCCAACAGCTATTGTTTCGTGGAACTCCTTGACCACTCTGAATCTTAGTCACAATCAATTGTCTGGACCGATTCCTAGCAAAATCGGTCTTCTACCGGTACTCAGGCAATTGGACCTGTCTGAAAACCAACTGTCTGGCTCGATTCCTCCTGATTTAGGCCTGAAGCTGAACATTCTCAATTTATCCTCCAATCGCCTCAGTGGACGAATCCCAGACGAGTTAGAGAATGCCGCATATGCCACCAGTTTCCTGAACAACCCAGGCCTCTGTGCATCCAATCCACTCATAAGGCTCAATTCCTGCAATTCCCAATCCCGTAGATCGAGCAAAAGCTTGCCAACCAATCTCGCCTTGATTGTGATCTTGGCCATTGCTGCAGCGATGTTCATTTTTCTGGCAGTGGTATTCACGGTCAGAGCTTCCAGAAAGAAGAGAAACGGGTTTGGTTCAACTCCGAAACTGACCCCATTCCGAAGTTTGAATTTCACAGAATCAAATGTTCTGTCGGGATTGAAGGAAGATAATGTGATTGGAAGTGGCGGATCAGGAAAAGTATACAGAATCATCGTGAATTGTTCTGGTGATGCCATCGCGGTAAAAAGGATTTTTGATAACAGAAAATTGGACGAGAAGCTAGAGAAGCAATTCTTAGCAGAAGTGGAGATACTTGGGAGCATAAGGCATCTGAACATAATCAAATTGCTGTGCTGTATTTCTTGTGAGAACTTGAAACTCATAGCGTACGAGTACATGGAAAATCACAGCTTGGACCATTGGCTTCACAAGATGAGAAGATCATCACCCGTCTCAGGTGGAGCCAACAGTATGTTCTTGGATTGGCCCAAAAGGTTACAGATTGCGCTAGGAACTGCTAAGGGACTTTGCTATATGCATCATGATTGTTCACCACCCATCATCCACCGAGACGTGAAATCGAGCAACATTCTTTTAGACTCGAAGTTCAATGCAAAAATTGCTGACTTTGGCCTTGCAAGGATGTTGGCCAAGCACGGGGAAGCCGTTACAATGACTACTGTTGCCGGTTCTTTTGGCTATCTTGCACCAG AGTATGCTCATACAACAAGAGTTAATGAGAAGATCGACGTTTATAGCTTTGGAGTCGTTCTCTTGGAACTCACCACCGGCAGGGAGGCTAACAATGGGACCGAAGACATGTGCCTTGCTGATTGGGCACGGCATCATGTCCAAGATGGCAAGCCGATATCCAATGCGATAGATGAGAAGATCAAGGGCAACTCGTACCTAGATGAAGTTAGCAATGTCTTTAAGCTCGGGATCTTTTGCACTGCTACTCTGCCTTCCTCGAGGCCAACAATGAAGGAGGTATTGCAATTGCTGCTCAAATGTAGCGATCAGCTTCACAATGTCGAGAAGAAATCCCGACACAACTTCGATGTCGCTCCCCTCCTCGGAAATTCTAAGTACCAGGAAATGCCACACAGCGATTATCATGTTCTCGAGTACAACACTTATTGA
- the LOC104436225 gene encoding hexokinase-2 isoform X1: protein MGKKAAIVACATVAAAAAAGAAAAARCTRRRRTGAAEEGWSESDGKWERAAEMVKELEEKCGIPVWKLRQVAEAMLVEMHAGLASDGGSKLKMLISYVDSLPTGDEKGLYYALDLGGTNFRILRVHLGGKEKGIIKREYEEVSIPPHLMTGSSNELFDFIAMALAKFVATEGEDSHLYPGRQRELGFTFSFPVRQSSIASGTLIKWTKGFSIEDAVGEDVVSELSKAMERVGLDMRVAALVNDTIGTMAGGRYNDPDVVAAVILGTGTNAAYVEQIHAIPKWHGPLPKSGEMVINTEWGNFQSPHLPLTEYDKTLDDESLNPGEQAYEKLISGMYLGEIVRIALLRMAEESALFGDIPLKLKIPFILRTPDMSAMHHDTSPDLTVVGKKLSDVLEISDTSLRTRKVVVDLCNIVATRAARLAAAGIFGILKKLGRDTLRDGEKQRSVIALDGGLFEHYAKFRNCVEATLRELLGPEVAENTVIVLSNDGSGIGAALLAASHSQYLETQ, encoded by the exons ATGGGTAAGAAGGCGGCGATTGTTGCGTGCGCCAccgtggcggcggcggccgcggcgggggcggcggcggcggcgaggtgCACCAGGAGGAGGAGAACAGGAGCGGCGGAGGAGGGGTGGTCGGAGTCGGATGGGAAGTGGGAGAGGGCGGCGGAGATGGTGAAGGAGCTGGAGGAGAAGTGCGGGATCCCCGTCTGGAAGCTGAGGCAGGTGGCGGAAGCGATGCTCGTCGAGATGCACGCCGGCCTCGCCTCCGACGGCGGCAGCAAGCTCAAGATGCTCATCAGCTACGTCGATAGCCTCCCCACGGG GGACGAGAAAGGGTTATATTATGCCTTGGATCTTGGTGGCACAAATTTCCGCATACTCCGTGTACATCTGGGCGGAAAGGAGAAAGGCATCATCAAACGAGAATATGAAGAAGTGTCGATACCACCTCATTTGATGACCGGAAGTTCGAAT GAATTGTTTGATTTCATCGCCATGGCGTTAGCAAAATTTGTTGCTACAGAAGGTGAAGATTCGCATCTTTACCCTGGTAGACAGAGGGAGCTCGGTTTTACCTTCTCGTTTCCAGTTAGGCAATCATCAATCGCATCGGGGACTCTAATTAAATGGACGAAAGGATTCTCAATAGAAGATGCG GTTGGAGAAGATGTTGTCAGTGAATTGAGTAAAGCTATGGAGAGAGTGGGCCTTGACATGCGAGTGGCTGCTTTG GTTAATGATACAATtggaacaatggctggaggtagATATAATGACCCGGATGTTGTTGCTGCTGTCATATTGGGTACTGGAACAAATGCTGCTTATGTTGAGCAGATACATGCCATTCCCAAGTGGCATGGTCCTCTGCCTAAATCAGGAGAAATG GTTATCAACACAGAATGGGGCAATTTCCAGTCGCCACACCTTCCACTGACAGAATATGATAAAACCCTGGATGACGAGAGTTTGAATCCGGGGGAGCAG GCTTATGAGAAGCTGATTTCTGGCATGTACCTTGGAGAAATTGTCCGTATAGCTTTGTTGAGAATGGCGGAGGAATCAGCACTATTTGGTGATATCCCATTGAAGCTGAAAATTCCTTTCATATTAAG GACTCCTGACATGTCTGCCATGCATCATGACACATCTCCTGATCTTACAGTGGTGGGGAAAAAACTGAGCGATGTCTTGGAG ATATCCGACACCTCCTTGAGAACGAGGAAAGTTGTAGTTGATCTATGCAACATAGTCGCCACAAGAGCTGCTCGTCTTGCTGCTGCTGGGATATTCGGCATCCTGAAGAAGCTGGGAAGAGATACCCTTAGGGATGGGGAGAAGCAGAGATCGGTTATAGCATTGGATGGAGGTCTATTCGAGCACTACGCCAAATTCCGGAACTGCGTGGAGGCCACCCTTAGGGAGTTGCTGGGACCTGAAGTTGCTGAGAACACAGTGATAGTGCTTTCAAATGATGGCTCAGGCATTGGAGCTGCCCTTCTCGCAGCCTCTCATTCACAATACCTTGAGACACAGTGA
- the LOC104436225 gene encoding hexokinase-2 isoform X2, whose amino-acid sequence MGKKAAIVACATVAAAAAAGAAAAARCTRRRRTGAAEEGWSESDGKWERAAEMVKELEEKCGIPVWKLRQVAEAMLVEMHAGLASDGGSKLKMLISYVDSLPTGDEKGLYYALDLGGTNFRILRVHLGGKEKGIIKREYEEVSIPPHLMTGSSNELFDFIAMALAKFVATEGEDSHLYPGRQRELGFTFSFPVRQSSIASGTLIKWTKGFSIEDAVGEDVVSELSKAMERVGLDMRVAALVNDTIGTMAGGRYNDPDVVAAVILGTGTNAAYVEQIHAIPKWHGPLPKSGEMVINTEWGNFQSPHLPLTEYDKTLDDESLNPGEQAYEKLISGMYLGEIVRIALLRMAEESALFGDIPLKLKIPFILRTPDMSAMHHDTSPDLTVVGKKLSDVLEGIQMQI is encoded by the exons ATGGGTAAGAAGGCGGCGATTGTTGCGTGCGCCAccgtggcggcggcggccgcggcgggggcggcggcggcggcgaggtgCACCAGGAGGAGGAGAACAGGAGCGGCGGAGGAGGGGTGGTCGGAGTCGGATGGGAAGTGGGAGAGGGCGGCGGAGATGGTGAAGGAGCTGGAGGAGAAGTGCGGGATCCCCGTCTGGAAGCTGAGGCAGGTGGCGGAAGCGATGCTCGTCGAGATGCACGCCGGCCTCGCCTCCGACGGCGGCAGCAAGCTCAAGATGCTCATCAGCTACGTCGATAGCCTCCCCACGGG GGACGAGAAAGGGTTATATTATGCCTTGGATCTTGGTGGCACAAATTTCCGCATACTCCGTGTACATCTGGGCGGAAAGGAGAAAGGCATCATCAAACGAGAATATGAAGAAGTGTCGATACCACCTCATTTGATGACCGGAAGTTCGAAT GAATTGTTTGATTTCATCGCCATGGCGTTAGCAAAATTTGTTGCTACAGAAGGTGAAGATTCGCATCTTTACCCTGGTAGACAGAGGGAGCTCGGTTTTACCTTCTCGTTTCCAGTTAGGCAATCATCAATCGCATCGGGGACTCTAATTAAATGGACGAAAGGATTCTCAATAGAAGATGCG GTTGGAGAAGATGTTGTCAGTGAATTGAGTAAAGCTATGGAGAGAGTGGGCCTTGACATGCGAGTGGCTGCTTTG GTTAATGATACAATtggaacaatggctggaggtagATATAATGACCCGGATGTTGTTGCTGCTGTCATATTGGGTACTGGAACAAATGCTGCTTATGTTGAGCAGATACATGCCATTCCCAAGTGGCATGGTCCTCTGCCTAAATCAGGAGAAATG GTTATCAACACAGAATGGGGCAATTTCCAGTCGCCACACCTTCCACTGACAGAATATGATAAAACCCTGGATGACGAGAGTTTGAATCCGGGGGAGCAG GCTTATGAGAAGCTGATTTCTGGCATGTACCTTGGAGAAATTGTCCGTATAGCTTTGTTGAGAATGGCGGAGGAATCAGCACTATTTGGTGATATCCCATTGAAGCTGAAAATTCCTTTCATATTAAG GACTCCTGACATGTCTGCCATGCATCATGACACATCTCCTGATCTTACAGTGGTGGGGAAAAAACTGAGCGATGTCTTGGAG GGAATTCAAATGCAAATATGA